CGCGTCGGGCCAGAGCGCAGCGTAACGGTGCTCGATGGGCGCTGGGCGCCCACGTCAGACCGAGACTTCCCATGCGGACGCGGCGTTCTTCGGATCGCCGCGAAACGGCGCTGTTGAAGCAAAGCGGGGTTAGGCGCGCCGCCTACTCCCCGCGCGGCTGGCCGGGCTGGCCGGGGCCGCCGCGACGGCGGCGGCGCTCGGCCACGCGGATGCGCACGTCGGCGCGGCGGGCGGCGGCGAAGACGGCGGCCACGTCGATGTCCGCCTGGCGCGTCGCCATCGCCTCTTCGGCACGGCGGCGGGCGGCCTCGGCGCGGGCGATGTCGATCTCGTCCGAGCGCTCGGCGCTGTCGGCCAGCACCGTGACCTTGTCGTCGCGCACTTCCAGGAAGCCGCCGGCGATGGCGAGGTCG
The Dehalococcoidia bacterium genome window above contains:
- a CDS encoding F0F1 ATP synthase subunit epsilon; the encoded protein is MPLSLDIVTAEREVLSEDGFDIIIAPGSEGELGILPRHAPLMTILETGELRARRGNEEIDLAIAGGFLEVRDDKVTVLADSAERSDEIDIARAEAARRRAEEAMATRQADIDVAAVFAAARRADVRIRVAERRRRRGGPGQPGQPRGE